One segment of Fusarium oxysporum f. sp. lycopersici 4287 chromosome 15, whole genome shotgun sequence DNA contains the following:
- a CDS encoding hypothetical protein (At least one base has a quality score < 10), with protein MHRDLQLSPEQYSRLEELNLHLRLPEGAIISSESRRAPQKTRRVFNCITNKDYLLNDGVVALLRTATYGLENAILAAPFQLEISGYAIKRNTAWGEKMSPLLPDHYWKVNCEAHLGFLSSLEARKRMHGIRFLIGSIRHNVYKQFTTFIWDRKKGKFYHFDSFLPDQMIRLSNAILGFGEFLAAIGQNRARICQRMKTPNPNVSAPLVRDPSRELAFSPDGQRLASATHDGFIKIWDARMGGCQATLELDKNEEDEYIFHFEKTGARLRTNIGTFDLSLLPSSPPAALPASSPRHHLLQCQGYGISSDRSWITYEGRNLLWLPPEYRPVTLAIMASTVVLGCKSGLVLLFRFSEA; from the exons ATGCATCGGGATCTTCAATTAAGTCCGGAACAGTATTCCAGACTGGAAGAGCTTAATCTCCACCTCAGGCTACCAGAAGGGGCGATCATCT cttccgAGTCCCGAAGAGCTCCCCAAAAGACAAGACGGGTCTTCAATTGCATCACGAACAAGGATTATCTTCTCAacgatggtgttgttgcGCTGCTACGTACAGCTACGTATGGTCTTGAGAATGCCATCCTTGCTGCACCATTCCAGCTTGAGATTTCAGGCTATGCGATAAAGCGTAATACAGCTTGGGGTGAGAAGATGTCACCTCTTCTTCCTGATCATTACTGGAAGGTCAACTGCGAGGCCCATCTTGGCTTCCTCAGCTCCCTTGAAGCCCGAAAGAGAATGCATGGAATTCGGTTCCTTATCGGAAGCATTCGACACAATGTATATAAACAGTTTACCACTTTCATTTGGGACCGCAAGAAGGGAAAGTTCTATCACTTTGACAGCTTTCTACCTGATCAGATGATCCGCCTTTCCAACGCCATCCTAGGCTTCGGGGAATTCCTTGCAGCCATCGGACAGAA TCGGGCGAGGATCTGCCAACGCATGAAAACCCCGAACCCCAATGTCAGCGCTCCTCTGGTGCGGGATCCTAGTCGAGAAC TGGCCTTCTCGCCTGATGGCCAGCGTCTCGCATCGGCTACACACGACGGGTTCATCAAGATCTGGGACGCCAGGATGGGCGGTTGCCAGGCGACGCTCGAGCTCGATAagaatgaggaggatgaaTATATTTTCCATTTCGAAAAGACCGGCGCTCGCCTTCGTACGAATATTGGCACGTTCGACCTCAGCCTGCTCCCATCCTCGCCGCCCGCTGCACTGCCTGCATCCAGCCCTCGGCATCACCTACTTCAATGTCAAGGTTATGGCATTAGTTCTGATCGTTCATGGATCACATATGAAGGTCGGAATCTGCTCTGGCTCCCCCCAGAGTATCGCCCAGTGACATTAGCGATCATGGCATCAACTGTAGTACTCGGCTGTAAATCGGGACTGGTCTTGCTATTCCGGTTCTCGGAGGCTTAG
- a CDS encoding hypothetical protein (At least one base has a quality score < 10), with the protein MSDTQSHGLLFSHLLYPFVDIFCFYSYGPSDLTKIARWIATWPSQNGPLWKPSLMVLLREKHLLQPNAAAVAERLFTSTITALTSNPLDFYFTDSWFLPATDSSSSAPIEAGFHEHLAVVRQRRRESGLLLSVEHTNALFERAFESAGTLYHQPIDLIRSARRDIPVSTELADHLVQFMSHIPSPEDLISFASPIIASSLFCDHYLPDMHYLVVRIRPPTAGHSILCIDGGGVRGIIPPAILGQVQQQLDLPIPVQEFFTLAYGVSAGALVKLAKSAFRPSSTASLPGVNWIRAILSDSLYSETDIEIALKSVFGEKAFTEVAYAQRIGAKIGIPAATIKQPSSLCLFTNYNSSRQGTRGYTVLAAAENIKTWEVYFRAKYLAGLGTFQDAGVLANNPLSIALAEFAATNGNAQPDLVLNVGTGTSPNAPLRDEESNFITDSWILRLKRAYMSLMQGRRIWDDVTSTDINAGRNCGRYRLDLTISNPPAIDDTTSMPALVSMVCRDDILLGALPEIAYHLFATLFYFELTALPQKSVSQAGHGLNDPQEQQPLVIKLGDLK; encoded by the exons ATGTCTGATACCCAGTCTCATGGGCTTCTGTTCTCTCACTTACTATATCCATTTGTGGATATCTTCTGCTTCTATTCATATGGACCTTCAGACTTGACCAAGATTGCGCGCTGGATCGCCACTTGGCCATCTCAGAATGGCCCCCTCTGGAAGCCATCATTGATGGTTCTTCTCCGTGAGAAACACTTGCTGCAGCCAAATGCTGCGGCTGTAGCAGAGCGCCTCTTTACCTCAACAATCACGGCATTGACCTCTAATCCATTGGACTTCTACTTCACTGACTCTTGGTTTCTTCCAGCCACTGATTCAAGTTCTTCTGCACCGATTGAGGCTGGCTTCCACGAGCATCTCGCAGTGGTTCGCCAGCGACGCCGAGAATCCGGGCTGCTGTTGTCTGTCGAGCATACGAACGCATTGTTTGAAAGGGCTTTTGAGTCAGCAGGTACCCTGTACCACCAACCCATCGATCTCATTCGCAGTGCTCGGCGCGATATTCCAGTTTCAACTGAGCTAGCAGACCATCTCGTCCAGTTCATGAGTCATATACCCTCACCGGAAGATCTCATCTCTTTTGCTTCTCCCATAATTGCGTCTAGTTTGTTTTGTGACCATTATCTTCCTGATATGCATT ACTTGGTGGTACGTATTCGGCCGCCTACAGCCGGCCACTCAATATTGTGTATTGATGGGGGTGGCGTTCGTGGAATAATACCTCCTGCCATCCTAGGTCAGGTCCAACAGCAACTTGATCTCCCTATACCAGTACAAGAGTTCTTTACACTGGCATACGGTGTAAGCGCAG GAGCTTTAGTA AAGCTGGCAAAATCTGCTTTCCggccttcatcaacagcatcccTACCTGGCGTAAATTGGATCCGGGCCATTCTTTCCGACTCATTGTACTCCGAAACTGACATTGAGATCGCACTGAAGAGCGTCTTTGGTGAAAAGGCCTTTACTGAAGTGGCGTATGCGCAGAGAATAGGAGCCAAAATTGGCATTCCGGCAGCAACTATCAAacagccttcttctctttgcctTTTCACGAACTACAACAGCTCAAGGCAAGGAACACGAGGTTACACGGTTCTGGCAGCGGCAGAAAATATCAAGACGTGGGAAGT ATACTTCCGAGCAAAATATCTTGCCGGTCTCGGGACATTTCAGGATGCGGGGGTTTTAGCAAACAACCCCCTTTCGATCGCGTTAGCGGAGTTTGCGGCGACCAATGGCAATGCGCAGCCAGACCTCGTCTTGAATGTAGGGACCGGAACGTCACCAAATGCTCCCTTAAGAGACGAAGAGTCAAATTTTATCACTGACAGCTGGATCTTGCGACTCAAACGCGCGTACATGTCTCTAATGCAAGGACGAAGGATTTGGGACGATGTCACAAGTACCGATATCAACGCCGGTAGGAATTGTGGCAGGTACAGGCTGGACCTCACTATCTCAAATCCTCCCGCTATTGACGACACTACATCAATGCCTGCACTCGTATCCATGGTGTGCCGGGACGATATACTGCTCGGAGCTCTGCCAGAAATTGCTTACCACCTATTCGCAACTCTATTCTACTTTGAACTGACCGCTTTGCCTCAAAAGAGCGTGTCGCAGGCCGGGCATGGTCTCAATGatcctcaggaacaacagcccttAGTAATCAAGCTGGGTGATTTAAAGTAA
- a CDS encoding salicylate hydroxylase, which yields MSTQSGWRALDVAVIGGGIGGQAVATSLRRHGHKVTIYERADFAGEVGASISCAANGTRWLEEWKVNIEIGDPVILKKLISRDWKTGEPISVYDLKDYKERWGYVYYMFHRQYMHRMLMDSALGEGEGTPAQLIVNHRATHVDVETGEVTFANGKMVKHDVVIGADGIGSTLRSVFGIKPDRKPATCTCLHTNVDTAKAVELGLVDYSQNSALEYWGGYDTHFKIVLSPCNGGKLLSYYCFFPRDAGDLKAQTWDQEATLDELLGSYPDLDRSVFKHLEIGYEIRPWRLWLHEPYDHWTKGISCIMGDAAHPMMPDQSQGACQAIEDAAAIGLVFSKEHFKGDIRESLRVFEEVRRPRATKVQAASARARENINERIGFSSNTDTKVYNVANEDGKLTIDEMNL from the exons ATGTCGACTCAAAGTGGGTGGCGTGCACTTGACGTGGCTGTTATCGGAGGGGGCATCGGAGGTCAAGCAGTTGCTACCTCTCTTCGACGCCATGGCCACAAGGTCACCATTTACGAGCGCGCTGATTTCGCCGGCGAAGTGGGAGCTTCTATCTCATGTGCTGCGAATGGTACTCGCTGGCTTGAAGAGTGGAAGGTCAACATTGAAATTGGTGATCCGGTTATTCTCAAGAAATTGATCAGTCGTGATTGGAAGACTGGTGAGCCCATTAGTGTCTACGACCTCAAGGACTATAAAGAACGATGGGGCTAT GTCTACTACATGTTTCATCGACAGTATATGCATCGCATGTTGATGGATAGTGCCCTTGGTGAAGGCGAGGGCACCCCTGCCCAACTCATTGTAAACCACCGA GCTACTCATGTAGATGTGGAGACTGGAGAAGTTACCTTTGCCAACGGCAAAATGGTAAAGCACGATGTAGTCATTGGAGCCGATGGCATTGGATCCACCCTCCGAAGTGTTTTCGGCATTAAGCCCGATCGCAAACCGGCTACTTGCACATGTCTCCATACCAATGTTGACACAGCCAAAGCCGTGGAGCTTGGCTTAGTCGACTACTCTCAGAACAGCGCTCTGGAGTATTGGGGAGGTTACGACACTCACTTTAAGATTGTTCTGTCTCCTTGCAATGGAGGCAAGCTCCTGTCTTACTATTGCTTCTTCCCGCGCGACGCGGGCGATTTAAAGGCACAGACCTGGGATCAAGAGGCCACTCTAGATGAGCTTCTCGGCTCATACCCCGATTTGGACCGGTCGGTTTTCAAGCATCTTGAGATTGGGTATGAGATCCGCCCCTGGCGACTGTGGCTCCATGAGCCCTATGATCACTGGACGAAGGGTATTTCCTGCATTATGGGGGATGCTGCTCATCCG atgATGCCGGATCAAAGTCAGGGCGCGTGCCAGGCCATCGAAGACGCAGCCGCAATTGGTCTTGTTTTCAGCAAAGAGCACTTTAAAGGCGACATCCGTGAATCTCTTAGAGTATTCGAGGAGGTTCGCAGGCCCAGGGCTACCAAGGTCCAGGCTGCATCGGCAAGAGCCCGAGAGAACATCAACGAGCGAATTG GCTTTTCTAGTAACACAGACACCAAGGTCTATAATGTTGCAAATGAGGATGGTAAACTAACTATCGACGAGATGAATTTGTAA